The Corythoichthys intestinalis isolate RoL2023-P3 chromosome 1, ASM3026506v1, whole genome shotgun sequence genome has a segment encoding these proteins:
- the cep89 gene encoding centrosomal protein of 89 kDa, producing MLKLNFWREKEKQFKHIAHGLLPAASIAPKAAVPRTPPPRSPAPSPERPRSALAAAILSSSLTGQTWALPPARKRALSESDQSESLISERNISTALYPRDRWSDGFAVGPSLSSPENSEEELHHQEAEEDEGVGTEKKEYSVQTLDTEEPAVDALPLKHLTNLLRSSPKFESSRESSPGFPKENILDLPKARKKTKKKDSISIRDDVPSTSQSKEPKVQSWPSHEVSIITKDGKEVKTLKEKNAMLQEKLQQLEEEVKRGRAQPMKTSHTGTLAELRDVRQQAQELVDENDALKRSVHRLSVELSAYQTKYRPLSKQEISRLSSLPKTGSPPPWLLDMKYLSPLMLAYDDMLNEKDALLCTAEEEVKKLRVHMEEVVKENERCHNLISNKTGGLSKEDCHQIQQQALLVLQENQELLEQLEALNAKNKSEHSKRQSEVSQATKQLMLLENEKERLQEEADRSRREANQSEREVLTLHARLKDAVTWEEHCSITGKLRRQLEQEQSLNRSKEEEVHILHSENQSLHMEKAKLIAAVERARVELESSRQVKRKMKRRLSALKQQKDECMMKEGKTRSYLEAVVSVADRISEERDQLLHMASILQQEKQGFIGSILSGTVRFGKLQERIKVYRRLASSRLVAVEKEAEGKAASHRQEILHLQRLLGERQQAEEKLLQSKREVEEELKVVWQAATRENQQIKETLWDSGCTGDSIQQAFAHTVSPECRQRLLDVHKNPQVQKSDQMHQQNLDFYN from the exons AAACACATAGCCCATGGTTTGCTCCCTGCCGCTTCCATCGCCCCCAAAGCGGCTGTACCTCGTACCCCACCCCCGCGCAGCCCTGCCCCCTCACCCGAGAGACCCAG ATCCGCCTTAGCAGCTGCCATTTTATCTTCGTCACTGACTGGACAGACGTGGGCGCTTCCGCCAGCCCGTAAACGTGCTCTTTCTGAGAGTGATCAATCAGAGTCCTTAATTTCTGAGCGCAACATCAGCACAGCTCTCTACCCACG TGATCGATGGTCAGACGGCTTTGCCGTTGGTCCGTCTCTGTCCTCCCCGGAAAACTCAGAGGAAGAGCTACATCACCAGGAAGCCGAGGAAGATGAAGGAGTAGGCACAGAGAAGAAGGAATACAGTGTCCAAACTCTGGACACTGAAGAACCAGCAGTTGACGCTTTGCCATTAAAGCACTTA ACAAATTTACTCCGGTCGAGTCCAAAGTTTGAGTCCAGCAGGGAATCTTCTCCAG GATTTCCTAAAGAAAATATCTTGGACCTTCCTAAAGCCAGAAAGAAAACGAAGAAGAAAGACTCCATAAGCATTAGAGACGATGTGCCAT CCACGAGCCAATCCAAAGAGCCTAAAGTGCAGAGCTGGCCATCGCATGAGGTCAGCATCATAACCAAGGACGGGAAAGAAGTGAAGACCCTAAAGGAAAAGAATGCAATGCTGCAGGAGAAGCTGCAGCAACTAGAAGAGGAAGTCAAACGTGGGCGAGCCCAGCCAATGAAGACCTCGCAtacag GCACACTGGCAGAGCTGAGGGACGTAAGACAGCAAGCACAAGAGCTCGTGGATGAAAACGATGCCCTCAAACGCAGCGTCCATCGTCTCAGCGTGGAGCTTAGTGCCTACCAGACTAAATACAGGCCGCTCAGCAAGCAGGAG ATCTCCAGATTAAGCAGTTTACCAAAGACGGGTTCTCCTCCTCCGTGGCTG TTGGACATGAAATATTTGTCTCCCCTGATGTTGGCCTACGATGACATGTTGAATGAAAAAGATGCTCTCCTGTGCACTGCGGAG GAGGAAGTGAAAAAGCTTCGAGTGCACATGGAGGAGGTGGTGAAAGAAAATGAAAGGTGTCACAATCTAATATCCAACAAGACCGGAGGCCTCAGCAAGGAGGATTG cCACCAAATACAGCAGCAGGCCTTGCTGGTGCTGCAAGAAAATCAGGAGTTGCTTGAACAGCTGGAAGCTCTGAATGCTAAGAACAAGAGTGAGCACAGTAAACGCCAATCTGAAG TGTCCCAAGCAACCAAGCAGCTGATGCTATTGGAGAACGAAAAGGAGCGTTTGCAGGAGGAAGCAGACAGGAGTAGGAGGGAGGCAAACCAAAGTGAAAGGGAAGTGCTCACTCTCCATGCGCGCCTCAAGGATGCAGTCACCTGGGAGGAGCACTGCAGCATCACTGGGAAACTCAGGCG GCAGCTGGAACAGGAGCAAAGCCTGAACAGAAGCAAGGAGGAAGAGGTTCATATTCTCCACAGTGAAAATCAAAGTTTGCATATGGAAAAAGCCAAACTGATAGCAGCTGTGGAAAGGGCTCGGGTGGAGTTAGAGAGCAGCAGACAAGTCAAGAG GAAGATGAAGAGGCGTTTGAGTGCTTTAAAGCAGCAGAAAGATGAGTGCATGATGAAAGAGGGAAAGACGCGTAGTTACCTGGAAGCGGTCGTTTCAGTAGCAGATCGCATCTCGGAGGAGCGGGACCAACTTTTACATATG GCCTCCATACTCCAGCAAGAAAAGCAGGGATTCATTGGTAGCATCTTAAGCGGCACCGTCCGATTCGGCAAGCTCCAGGAGCGTATAAAG GTGTATCGCAGGCTGGCGTCCAGCCGACTGGTGGCAGTGGAAAAGGAGGCGGAAGGCAAGGCGGCCTCTCACCGCCAGGAGATACTCCACCTGCAGAGACTGCTGGGAGAGAGGCAGCAGGCGGAGGAGAAGCTGCTGCAATCCAAACG GGAGGTGGAGGAGGAGCTGAAGGTTGTTTGGCAGGCGGCCAcgagggaaaaccagcaaatcaAGGAGACTCTCTGGGACTCCGGATGCACCGGTGACAGCATCCAGCAGGCCTTTGCCCACACAGTCTCTCCAGAATGTCGTCAGAGGTTACTGGATGTCCACAAAAATCCCCAAGTGCAGAAATCTGATCAAATGCATCAACAAAATCTGGATTTCTACAACTAG
- the zgc:165481 gene encoding E3 ubiquitin-protein ligase RNF182 — MSGSPSKEELECKICYQRYNAHTRRPKLLDCLHRVCGRCLVKILFVADGTGCICCPFCRHQTQISEYGVSALPDDANVMNHLTLSDKSWSSDYNQEVILSPKSLFSTSPSRDSPNCLFITIMEVQREPRFPSNNSSSDTEHNVESLLAGSNGQADQDSLTKFCNHIPRILVWLLGFLYFGSLPLGIYLLVIQRVTLGIVCVSLVPSSLTVCLVYGFCQCLCQGMCDCSSRG; from the coding sequence ATGAGCGGCTCTCCTTCGAAAGAGGAATTAGAATGTAAAATCTGCTACCAGCGCTACAATGCACACACCCGGCGACCAAAACTCCTGGATTGCCTCCATCGGGTGTGCGGTCGGTGCTTGGTCAAGATTCTCTTCGTCGCCGATGGCACGGGTTGCATTTGCTGCCCATTTTGTCGTCACCAAACCCAGATAAGCGAGTATGGGGTATCTGCCCTGCCCGACGACGCCAATGTTATGAACCACCTGACGCTAAGCGACAAATCATGGAGCTCAGACTACAATCAGGAGGTGATCCTTTCTCCGAAGAGTTTATTCTCTACCAGCCCATCACGAGACTCACCCAATTGCCTGTTTATCACAATCATGGAGGTACAGAGGGAGCCGCGCTTCCCAAGTAACAACAGCAGCTCCGACACAGAGCACAACGTAGAATCGCTGTTAGCGGGTTCCAATGGGCAGGCAGACCAGGACTCCCTGACCAAGTTCTGCAATCACATCCCACGCATTCTGGTGTGGCTGCTGGGTTTCTTGTATTTTGGCTCCTTGCCTCTTGGGATTTACTTGCTGGTGATTCAGAGGGTGACTCTTGGCATTGTGTGCGTCAGCTTGGTGCCGTCCAGTCTGACGGTCTGCCTGGTCTACGGCTTCTGCCAGTGCTTGTGCCAGGGCATGTGTGACTGTTCTTCCAGGGGATGA